One part of the Drosophila teissieri strain GT53w chromosome 3R, Prin_Dtei_1.1, whole genome shotgun sequence genome encodes these proteins:
- the LOC122620003 gene encoding uncharacterized protein LOC122620003 gives MSAITFLTIMLVTLLGHRTGALEFEECASAPQLGVYVASFSNCSKYIYCAGPGSFEAECLDGHYYDEQLERCLDRKLVTRCHDPVDTSTKFPSMVTKPAQEADPLAITLRLLPNAGPCYPYMVCYEGAGLAKACTPAHLVSCNRMQSRENIINCQEGVYGFMPHPRHCAYFYYCSSGSKLIHRCPLNYTWHYQRRSCVQQSEKMCYSEKLRLNRNKMGMAKQAYF, from the coding sequence ATGAGCGCTATAACCTTCTTAACAATTATGTTGGTGACCTTGCTGGGTCACCGAACCGGTGCCCTGGAATTCGAGGAGTGTGCCAGTGCCCCACAATTGGGAGTTTACGTGGCCAGCTTTAGTAATTGCTccaaatacatatattgcGCCGGTCCAGGATCCTTTGAGGCCGAGTGCTTGGATGGTCACTACTACGATGAGCAATTGGAACGCTGCCTGGATCGCAAGTTGGTGACGCGATGCCATGATCCTGTAGACACCTCCACCAAATTCCCTTCGATGGTTACGAAACCAGCTCAGGAAGCGGATCCATTGGCGATTACCCTGCGACTTCTACCCAATGCCGGACCCTGTTATCCGTACATGGTGTGCTACGAAGGAGCTGGACTGGCCAAGGCCTGTACTCCTGCCCATCTTGTGTCCTGCAACCGTATGCAATCCAGAGAGAACATCATCAACTGCCAGGAGGGAGTCTATGGGTTTATGCCACATCCCCGGCATTGCGCCTACTTCTACTACTGCTCCAGTGGCTCCAAGCTGATCCATCGATGTCCCTTGAACTACACTTGGCACTACCAACGCAGGTCCTGCGTCCAGCAGTCCGAGAAGATGTGCTACTCCGAGAAGCTTCGGCTCAATAGAAATAAAATGGGAATGGCCAAGCAGGCGTATTTCTAA
- the LOC122621602 gene encoding uncharacterized protein LOC122621602 — protein sequence MDSTDEQLQLELDGISMESRQVSNFDDLMELTNNSERLMARVNSSLDALNSALDNLESRTERVLVEIRRLISSGIPAAQGPHDGCGDPDARA from the coding sequence ATGGACAGCACAGatgagcagctgcagctggaactGGACGGGATTTCGATGGAGAGTCGCCAGGTCAGCAACTTCGATGACCTCATGGAACTGACCAACAACTCGGAGCGTCTGATGGCCAGAGTCAACTCGAGCCTGGACGCCCTCAACTCCGCCCTCGACAACCTGGAGAGTCGAACGGAGCGCGTTCTGGTCGAGATTCGGAGGCTAATCAGCTCGGGAATACCGGCGGCACAGGGTCCGCACGATGGATGCGGAGATCCAGATGCCAGGGCGTAG